A portion of the Mytilus galloprovincialis chromosome 12, xbMytGall1.hap1.1, whole genome shotgun sequence genome contains these proteins:
- the LOC143054709 gene encoding neo-calmodulin-like translates to MEGENTKDSNSEKYRKEIRKAWNVLDQNGDNQVNASEIVRGSRVLGMNPTLQEAEKWIADIDENKNGYIGYDEFETMMTQYYDVLDYQEQEIRKAFKRFDTDGTGFLDHTQLKRALKNIGDQLTEEECDEFFNLTDTNNDGKIDIEEFVVLFTAK, encoded by the exons aaataagaaaagcATGGAATGTCCTTGACCAGAATGGAGATAACCAAGTCAATGCCAGTGAAATAGTTCGTGGTTCAAGGGTATTAGGCATGAACCCTACTTTGCAAGAGGCAGAAAAATGGATCGCAGATATAGATGAAAATA AAAACGGATACATTGGGTATGATGAATTCGAAACAATGATGACGCAATATTATGACGTTCTTGATTACCAGGAACAGGAAATAAGAAAAGCATTTAAACGGTTTGACACAGACGGAACGGGATTTCTGGATCACACACAACTAAAACGAGCTCTTAAAAATATTGGTGATCAATTGACGGAGGAGGAATGTGATGAATTCTTTAATCTAACTGACACTAACAACGATGGAAAAATAGACATTGAAG aaTTTGTAGTACTATTTACTGCAAAATAG